The Misgurnus anguillicaudatus chromosome 15, ASM2758022v2, whole genome shotgun sequence genome has a window encoding:
- the pard6a gene encoding partitioning defective 6 homolog alpha isoform X2 — translation MKFEAEYRRFALKKNGAGGFQEFYQLLQTIHRIPGVDVLLGYADIHGDLLPINNDDNFHKALSSANPLLRIIIQRRDEDDPTPFPTGSLQRRKKGLAGLRQAQQKSKPALLIGLPQDFRQISSIIDVDILPETHLRVRLHKHGTHKPLGFYIRDGISVRITPQGVEKVPGVFISRLVKGGLAESTGLLGVNDEILEVNGIDVAGKSLDQVTDMMVANSHNLIVTVKPANQRNNAMHRASKTSAGNSSVGSVGSALSHDSAPSPASQNASQYSNSVAEGDSDDDTDLIIENDNLPSYTPHRITNGNGVQSGGFAHRPIPQSVSLPSSSSLSDSKASLSSLTTPTHNGSPTKMSSSQESMREDGNFITL, via the exons ATGAAA TTTGAGGCAGAGTACCGAAGGTTTGCTCTGAAGAAAAACGGAGCCGGAGGCTTCCAGGAATTCTACCAGCTCCTGCAGACCATTCATCGGATCCCCGGAGTGGACGTGCTGCTGGGCTATGCCGACATACATGGAGATCTACTTCCTATCAACAACGATGACAACTTCCACAAAGCACTGTCCTCAGCCAATCCGCTGCTTCGGATTATTATTCAAAGGAGAG ATGAAGATGACCCCACACCCTTCCCCACCGGGTCGCTCCAAAGAAGAAAAAAGGGCTTAGCAGGTCTGCGTCAAGCACAGCAAAAATCCAAACCGGCACTGCTCATCGGCCTTCCGCAGGATTTCCGACAGATCTCATCTATCATAGACGTGGACATCTTGCCTGAGACGCATCTCCGTGTCCGTTTACACAAGCACGGCACCCACAAACCTCTTGGCTTTTACATTCGTGATGGCATCAGCGTCCGCATCACTCCCCAAGGCGTAGAAAAAGTTCCCGGCGTCTTTATCTCACGCCTTGTAAAGGGTGGACTGGCGGAAAGCACGGGACTGCTTGGAGTGAACGATGAGATTCTGGAGGTTAACGGCATTGATGTGGCGGGGAAGTCGCTGGATCAAGTCACAGACATGATGGTCGCCAACAGCCACAATCTGATTGTGACGGTCAAACCCGCCAATCAGCGCAACAACGCGATGCATCGTGCGAGCAAAACCTCGGCAGGCAACAGTTCAGTTGGCTCGGTTGGCTCCGCCCTTTCTCATGACTCCGCCCCCAGTCCCGCCTCACAGAACGCTAGCCAATACAGCAACAGCGTGGCTGAGGGAGATAGCGATGACGATACAGATCTCATCATAGAGAACGACAACCTGCCTTCGTACACGCCACACCGCATTACTAATGGCAACGGCGTCCAATCAGGGGGGTTCGCACACAGGCCAATCCCACAAAGTGTTTCCTTGCCCAGTAGCAGCTCTTTATCAGACAGCAAGGCTTCTTTAAGTTCCCTGACCACACCGACACACAACGGCAGCCCGACCAAGATGAGCAGCAGTCAGGAAAGCATGCGAGAGGATGGGAA
- the pard6a gene encoding partitioning defective 6 homolog alpha isoform X1 translates to MSRHHQRTPLKNEDSVVEVKSKFEAEYRRFALKKNGAGGFQEFYQLLQTIHRIPGVDVLLGYADIHGDLLPINNDDNFHKALSSANPLLRIIIQRRDEDDPTPFPTGSLQRRKKGLAGLRQAQQKSKPALLIGLPQDFRQISSIIDVDILPETHLRVRLHKHGTHKPLGFYIRDGISVRITPQGVEKVPGVFISRLVKGGLAESTGLLGVNDEILEVNGIDVAGKSLDQVTDMMVANSHNLIVTVKPANQRNNAMHRASKTSAGNSSVGSVGSALSHDSAPSPASQNASQYSNSVAEGDSDDDTDLIIENDNLPSYTPHRITNGNGVQSGGFAHRPIPQSVSLPSSSSLSDSKASLSSLTTPTHNGSPTKMSSSQESMREDGNFITL, encoded by the exons ATGTCACGGCACCATCAGCGGACGCCGCTGAAAAACGAAGACAGTGTGGTGGAGGTGAAGAGCAAA TTTGAGGCAGAGTACCGAAGGTTTGCTCTGAAGAAAAACGGAGCCGGAGGCTTCCAGGAATTCTACCAGCTCCTGCAGACCATTCATCGGATCCCCGGAGTGGACGTGCTGCTGGGCTATGCCGACATACATGGAGATCTACTTCCTATCAACAACGATGACAACTTCCACAAAGCACTGTCCTCAGCCAATCCGCTGCTTCGGATTATTATTCAAAGGAGAG ATGAAGATGACCCCACACCCTTCCCCACCGGGTCGCTCCAAAGAAGAAAAAAGGGCTTAGCAGGTCTGCGTCAAGCACAGCAAAAATCCAAACCGGCACTGCTCATCGGCCTTCCGCAGGATTTCCGACAGATCTCATCTATCATAGACGTGGACATCTTGCCTGAGACGCATCTCCGTGTCCGTTTACACAAGCACGGCACCCACAAACCTCTTGGCTTTTACATTCGTGATGGCATCAGCGTCCGCATCACTCCCCAAGGCGTAGAAAAAGTTCCCGGCGTCTTTATCTCACGCCTTGTAAAGGGTGGACTGGCGGAAAGCACGGGACTGCTTGGAGTGAACGATGAGATTCTGGAGGTTAACGGCATTGATGTGGCGGGGAAGTCGCTGGATCAAGTCACAGACATGATGGTCGCCAACAGCCACAATCTGATTGTGACGGTCAAACCCGCCAATCAGCGCAACAACGCGATGCATCGTGCGAGCAAAACCTCGGCAGGCAACAGTTCAGTTGGCTCGGTTGGCTCCGCCCTTTCTCATGACTCCGCCCCCAGTCCCGCCTCACAGAACGCTAGCCAATACAGCAACAGCGTGGCTGAGGGAGATAGCGATGACGATACAGATCTCATCATAGAGAACGACAACCTGCCTTCGTACACGCCACACCGCATTACTAATGGCAACGGCGTCCAATCAGGGGGGTTCGCACACAGGCCAATCCCACAAAGTGTTTCCTTGCCCAGTAGCAGCTCTTTATCAGACAGCAAGGCTTCTTTAAGTTCCCTGACCACACCGACACACAACGGCAGCCCGACCAAGATGAGCAGCAGTCAGGAAAGCATGCGAGAGGATGGGAA